The Glycine max cultivar Williams 82 chromosome 12, Glycine_max_v4.0, whole genome shotgun sequence genome window below encodes:
- the LOC100805059 gene encoding cell wall integrity and stress response component 1: protein MDEKWKVSKKEAGSSTSSSKSSLFSRSCSTRGSSSSSSSNSPLLIRSLSQKSSSTSKTTIPRSFSQKNPSIGKKCTSIAKEHKARFYIMRRCVAMLVCWHKHGDS, encoded by the coding sequence ATGGATGAAAAGTGGAAGGTGTCAAAGAAGGAAGCAGGTTCAAGCACATCATCCAGCAAGTCATCATTGTTCTCAAGGAGTTGCTCAACAAGaggctcttcttcttcttcttcttcaaactcCCCTCTCTTGATCAGGAGCTTATCCCAAAAGAGTTCCTCCACTTCCAAAACCACTATTCCTAGGAGCTTCTCACAGAAGAACCCCTCCATTGGTAAGAAGTGCACCAGCATAGCTAAGGAACACAAAGCCAGATTTTACATCATGAGGAGGTGTGTAGCCATGTTAGTTTGCTGGCACAAGCATGGGGATTCTTGA